CACGAATCCGCAGGCGCTCGCGGATGGTTTCTGGAGAATAACGCTCCCCGCGCGGGCTGAGGGCGTGGCCGTTTTTTTCGAGTACGGCGGCGGCTAGCGGGATATCTGCAGTGATGACCAGATCACCTGCCACGATTTGCCGAACGATTTCCTCATCGGCTACATCAAATCCTTTTGGCACGACCATGGTGCGGATATAAGCGGAGCGGTGTGCGCGCAGGGCCTGATTGGCCACTAGGGTCAAAGGCAATTTCAGACGATCGCTGGCGCGGTATAAAATCTCTTTAATGACGTTGGGACAGGCGTCGGCATCAACCCAGATATGCATGGGACGGCTCTTGGGAGTCATTTGCGTGGCACCACCATGTCACAGTTGGGACTTCCCGACAATGGGTGGCCCCATGGCGGACATTCCTCAAAACAGACAGGAGAAGTCATGAAATTACATATTGATAGTCGCCTTCATCTGCGCCCAGCTCGGGAGTTTCACCTACGTCTATTACGTTATCTGGGGGCCGCGTTCTTGTTTTTGGGCGTTTCTCTGCTGATGGGTGTAACCGGATATCACAGCATCGCGCATTTGAGCTGGGTCAACAGTCTCTTGAACGCCAGCATGATCCTGAGTGGTATGGGTCCGGTTTCTAGCCTTCATGACACGGATGCCAAGTTGTTCGCCAGTCTTTACGCCTTATACAGTGGTGTGGTCTACTTGGCGGTTTCCGCGGTCATTCTATACCCCCTAGTAGAGCGTTTCCTGAAAGTTCTGCACTTGCAGGCTATCAATACCATGCAGGATTCGGGCGATTAATCTCCCTGAACCGAGGGACTGATGAACGCTTCGGCCTTCTGCGCTTGCGGCGCCACGGATTCGGGGACCGACATCAGAGCAGGCACCCTCATGCTTTCCTAAATCTTTGTAGGTAGGCTACGCAGAGATGGCATAGCGATTCTTGCTGGCGCAGGAAGGGAGCGGGGCGATGCGGGTGCTCTTGGTGGAAGACGATCGGATGTTGGCCGAGGCGGTGTTGACCGCCTTGCGCGATGCCGGCCATGCAGCGGACTGGGTGATGGATGGGCGTTCGGCCCGAGGGGCCCTGCAGCCCGTGGAGCACGAGGTCCTGCTGTTGGATCTGGGTTTGCCCGATGACGATGGCTTGCAGTTGCTTGCGGATCTTCGGCACAGCGGGGCATCTCTACCTGTATTGATCTTGAGTGCCCGCGACGCCCTGGATGACCGGATTGCCGGCCTCGATGCGGGGGCCGACGACTATCTGATCAAGCCCTTCTCAGCCCGGGAACTGCTCGCGCGACTGCGTGCCATACAACGTCGTCAAGGCGGGCAGGCGGGCCCGCTGCTGAGCAATGGCCTGATCACCCTGGATTTGAGTACCTATGAGGCCTGGCGGGAGGGTGAGGAGGCGCAGCGCCTGACGCCGCGGGAGTTCTCCCTACTCAGTGCCCTGTTGCAGCGCCCCGGGCGCATCCTCAGCCGGGAAGAGTTGGAGGGTCGCATCTATGCCTGGGGTGAAGAAGTGGAAA
The window above is part of the Acidithiobacillus acidisediminis genome. Proteins encoded here:
- a CDS encoding YaiI/YqxD family protein, translated to MHIWVDADACPNVIKEILYRASDRLKLPLTLVANQALRAHRSAYIRTMVVPKGFDVADEEIVRQIVAGDLVITADIPLAAAVLEKNGHALSPRGERYSPETIRERLRIRDMMEQLRDSGVRTGGPAALSQADRQAFANALDRLLARA
- a CDS encoding response regulator, with product MRVLLVEDDRMLAEAVLTALRDAGHAADWVMDGRSARGALQPVEHEVLLLDLGLPDDDGLQLLADLRHSGASLPVLILSARDALDDRIAGLDAGADDYLIKPFSARELLARLRAIQRRQGGQAGPLLSNGLITLDLSTYEAWREGEEAQRLTPREFSLLSALLQRPGRILSREELEGRIYAWGEEVESNSIDFLIHGLRKKLGANAIKNLRGAGWLVEKGA